The Heptranchias perlo isolate sHepPer1 chromosome X, sHepPer1.hap1, whole genome shotgun sequence genomic interval aacagtaggccattcagcccctcaagtctgtacTGCAAAGACAGAGCTATAAACAGCTTTTAAAAACATCTGACTTAACTGTAGTGCTCTGCTGCCTGGTTTCAATTGCACTTTTAGTGCAAATAAAATTCCTTTCAAACTAGAGCTATTGGACTACTCTTGTGATTGTAAAGCAGACATTTGGTTGGTTCCCAAAATGCAGTGCTAGTACAGATTTATTGAATGAGTCACGATTAGCAGCATTTGTTTAGAAGGAATGCTGTGAAATTCAGGGCAGcatcaagagagaaaaaaaaggtacTTACTATACATAGGCTAGAGGTCCGCTAAATTCCATTCGAACAGTATAGTTCACCTGCAAAATTAGGTTTACAGATACAAGAGGCATTAACAATACAACCCTGATGTATCAAGTTGAATTATGTTACCATTTTCACTTGATGCTAAGCTTCAAATTTAACCTAGAGAGTGTGACCAGATGAAGTCTTCTCTGCTAGCTACATGTTTGGGCAATCTAATCCAGTTCCAAAGAGACATAAACCTATAGGGcacgatattaggagggtggtggggttggggggcggtgtcgactgggcgtgtgggtaacacgcctgggtgaaatcagtgtgctctgcTTACctgttctgggttccccactaagctgcacggcgggcggactgcgcatgcgcaaggtctgtcagctggaggagctctatttaaaggggcagtcctccagtgactgatgctgcagacgCTGGGAACCGTTacggcatggagcagcccaaggggaaggctgcacCCAGGTTAATGATGCGATGTCGGCGACAAGGAGATTTCCCCccggcggccgggaggaagcggcctgcctctgccaccaggaaggcctggctcgaggtggcagaggaagtcacctgcaccaccaacatatcgcccacctgcatacagtgcaagaggcgctccaatgacctcagtcggtcagccaaagtgagtacacttactcattcccctacactcagtctgccacatcactgcccccaccccacatctcctgcaCTGCTAACAccactatcacatcactcctcatacccactcaaacctcatcttacctcaccagtactcatcccaatcctcatacaatctcatggctctctctcatctctttcatggtcagcctcactcaacctgccactacctgtgctgcagccacagggcatgcatcacatatgtgcagtaggaagcacaaggcaaacgtgtcatgagcatgaagggtatttgagggtttgtcatggtgtttacctatatttaatttctgatcaactcacattatattgtcaccactaatgctatgtctttgtgaatcttgtctagtttgtgcaataatgccctctcctgaggatcactatgaagacccacaactcatgccacccattgggtcactgcagagtgggtgtaggtgtatttgcagggctcttgtgcagacaactgagacgtcggcgatgtccctggtagcaccctggaaggatgcggagaagttgttgagggcagtggtgactgacaGAGACAGGCAAGAAGatagtgctcaggccagccgggagcagctcggcatgaaggaggctgcagatgtccatgactacatgtccacagaagctgagccttggtctgtagaacttgtggagggggtggggggggggggtagtgccctctgcggttgccctccctcctgttgtgctggtggatatgtcacagcactgttgtggagctccacgtgtcaggtgGACagggtggccggcgaggctggtgaagctctctgccttccgaggaggtcatgactgcagccccCATCtgaaagatgtacatttgagggggtccgcaaggtaggtaaatgtgtctgtacactggggtaagtgtgcaagtttgtgcattttgttaggaggagggcggtggaggccaaactttgtccaaagtgacagagtggcctcctgcaatgagtgagggtctcttccttaccacccccccccaccccctcacaacCTGTCAaagggacctttgcagctgccacaggctgatggctgcaacacgtccatttcaactgggagtgtttcccccagtacgggaaacattcagttcatttcaaaatcccatccctcctaaaatatcaggtcaaccAGGCCtgtgaagtacctgtttaagtggcaccccgctggctttaattgccagcaggagtcccacatgcaggggctgtgcatgcatgtcagcacgtcactggggaacctggaagtgggcgggctgGAGCCAGGCTCCGATTTTCACAGCCCACCCCCACCACGAATGCACCAGATTgtgggtgcgaaaatagagcccataGTATCAATTGGAATCCAACAAGATTCCCTGAAACCACCTTTAACCTGTCCCTGGGATTTAAGATAAGCAGTGTATTTGCATGTTGTTGCTAAATTATCCATTTAGTTATCTACCTGTCCATGGTCACCAGTTTGCCTTGGGTCTATCCACAAAAAAGGAAACAATTGTCAAGACTGCTTAAATTGCACTGTGCAAGAGTCAACATGGGCTCTGAGCATCTACATTGGTGAAGAGACATTCCAGTCCTGGCTTGTGGCATTAAATATGAATCTCTTGACCCAAATGAAAAGCAGGAAGCAACTTCAGGTCAAACTCCAGTCAGGGTCCCAATGATCACCAGCAGAATGGCAAATCAAAGCACATCAGAAGCTTAAGCACTAGTTTAGCCTGAAAAACTGGCACAGCACTATCAAATTTCTATACCTGTGTTCCAGACTTTGTCAATGAGTGGTGGGGCACAAGAGTCAAGAAACATAGcggagcaaaaaaaaaagtgcatttaCATACCACAACAGGTCCCAGTGCTTTATGGTGACATGTGGTTTCTGACATGGAAGTCAGAAACCACATGCAGCACTATCTGCAACATGATCTAGCACATTAAGCTATAGTCCTacaaaagggagggggaaaaaggggGAGAAAGAAGCAGGGGAGATAAGAAGAAAGGCAAAAAAGGTGTGCAGTACAAGCAGTTACCTGTTTCTCACTTAGAGGTGGTATAACAGAAACATTATTCAGCTGCTTTGTTCCAATCACAGTTTTCATGTACTGGACCTGGCATGTGAGGGTATCCACAGAAACAGTATAAAAATTGGAATTGCTAATGTTGAGGGTGCTCTGAAATACAAAAGAAACATTGATAGGAAACCCACAAAGAACACTCCTGCCAATGGTTAAATGTTTCAATCCAATGGTAGCAAAAATGTAAACATTGTGCTGTACATTATGCAATAAATTAGCAGaaacaaacaggccattcaaccctgtTATCTGGGCTGGCTGAGACCTTATCCTTCTCTTGAAAACAATTGTAAAGCAGGTACAATCTAGAACTTGGGTTTCTGCACTTTTACTAGCAATTAGCATGGTGTTTTGTAACAAGACTTGAGTCATGAGTGATCAGGATTACAgcagcattgggggggggggggggggggggagggaaagactcCAATGTACCTGCCTCCCTTAAAAAAAAGGGAGAGTTGTTGATACCTTTGTCTTCAACAGGGTCTCTGTTTGCTGAAGTCTACTTGGAAATCAATTGTACTGCTCAAAAAGAAAGTCACAGGTCCAGCACTATCTGGGATCAGAGTTTGTGACATAATTTTAAACAATAAGTCAGGTGGAGGCCTGTGCAAAGGACTCTAAAAAGAAAGCATGGTGCTTTGACAGTAACTACTGAAATAAATGTGGCCCAAACTGCCAAGATTTGCTTCTCACCCCTCTGGAAGTTTATGAATTCTCAGTTCAAGCACACCCAAACTTGGCAAACTCAGACTGAACCTCAGATAGGCATAAGCAATGAGACTATTAATCACAACCTCTTCAATGTTTGGCTGCTCTATGGAAAAGTAGCTTTGCAGATAGCTAATGCAGCTTTTGAATATTTTTTGGTGGGGTAGAAAAGTAGTAATGCATCTCAAGTTTTGCACTAGCAATTATATGCTGTGTATATCAGTAAAAAGGCAGCTCTAGACCAGTGCCATTATATCATCTGGAAGataattcaacatgcagtttggGTACGTGGATTAGTTACAAGCCAGATGGTATCGGCATAGAACAAATCCATTTGAACACTGAAAAATTATTTGCAGTCGTTAGTCAGACTACTGCCAACAAGTTAAAACAGGTTACATAAATGGACTAgagtatttttacagcaaaaatgAATGCTTTGTACAAGACAAAAGCAGTGAGATTTAATATTGTATCTTCTGGATTTTAGAACTACTTTGCAGAGTATTGATATTTGATTTAGGTATATCCATTTCTTCAACACTTGGCAATGTCAGAGCTCCAAATGCTGCAGATTACCACACTGCTGTAAAGCACCACAAATATAACCGCTAATTACCCCACTAACTAGACTTAAAGAATCAAAAAAGTCCCCAGGGCAGGATCAAAGGGTTAAATagaccactttttttttaaaaagtgactggAGTACCTCACATTTGAAAGTGCTCCCACACAATCCAAAATCACAAGTTGACCTGATGTTAACTAGCTCAGGAGCTTGCCAGAGACCCATATCAGATCTCCTCACTAGAGGACAGCCAGCCACTCCATCCACAATTTTACACATTATGGTCAAGAACTGAATCTTTGGGGTGGAAATTTCAGCCCAACCAATGGCACATCAACAGGCCTCCCAGTTGGGAGGTGCGCAGGTCAGCCCATTGGGACTCACTTCAATAACCTATGCAAACTTGGCACCTGTCGAGCCACCACAGATAGCTTGCTGATCCAGAAATGATTTTGCACTTGTTTTGCTGATTTTTTTGGGCCCCCTTGTCAAAATTGGTCTTCAGTCATTAGGTCCCTTCACCACAAACATAACTGCTAGTTACATACAGATCTGgtgatttatcttattgctgtttgtggaacctggctatgcacaaattggctactgtgtttccctatattagtgactacacttcaaaagcaattccttCACTGAAAtgctttaggacatcccaaagatgtaaaaaaggtgctgtataaatacaagttctttgtgATACTGAATGTTTTTGTATTGTGCTCAACATCTTATTCCCCATATTCATATCCCACCCCCATTTTCCCTGTTGGCTTTGTATAGTTGCCCCTTCCCTTACTGAATTGAGTTATTGATCCATTTTGGGGACCACTTGAGTAAAGTGAATCCCAGACTAGTCTGAACACCAGAAGATGTATGAAAATGAAGTCTAAATACTGACTAAAGACAAGAGtcctgatttatttttttaaacttccatCTCCCCACATGATCAAGAGGTCATAGTTCAATTGGCAGCACACCCACTGCAGAAAGCTTACCAACAATGCAAATTTAACCAACTATGAGGCCCACCCTAACCACATTAGCTCTTCATATGGCAGCCTGACTCAGGGCCCAAACTAAAATCAAGAGAGGCCACAAACTGACAAGATTACATCAATTGCTAGatcctggtcagcatttgaaaTAAAAACTATAAAAGGCACAGACTATCATTTTAAAGGGAATTAGATCAGAGAGAAAAAAGATGTGGGAAGGGCAGGGATATGGCTCAAAAATGGAACAAAGCAATCCCCAATATCAATTattcaaaattttttttaataactcaTTACCGTCATGTCAATGAAGACTCTGGAGTTATTGGTGTCAAACTTCACTATAACCACTCTGATCCCATCATCGTTCACAACCACTGACCGAGGGAACAAGAAGAAGACAACCAGTCCAGATATGAACAGGCACAGGAATATGGATATGAAGACATATAATTTCCTGAAATATAAGAGATAACACTGGTTTATGCAAGAGAATGTTTAAAGGTTTCCTTTACATAGCACTCCCTTCAAAAACTAGTTCAAGTCCCAGAATGGAGATTTAAATCCACTTTCTTCAATCCATTAGCTATAAGCTCAAGTTTAGCACCAGTCAGCTACATGGGTGGGGTGGTATAATAGGCATGACATGCTTACAGCAAATTCTATTTACTGAACCTGGAAGATGCAATTTAAACTAACCTTCTCACTACAGCATCGAAGTTATTTTATTCCTTTAATGTGAGGCAAACCATTATCCAAAGTTAATCTGTTTAGTGCATTCATGGACACACATCTCAGGAGAACTAACTTGAAGACCAGGACCATTGCCCACCAGGCACCACCACATGCTCTTATTCATGAATTCCAGTCAACGCAGTTTTGGACAACCACCAGAACAGCCTCATTGTTCACTTAACATTCAAATATGTCCCAGCCTCTGATCAGCCATTAAGAGCACTAACTCACTTGATTAGCTACTCATTCATCAAACTCTTCTAATAACCAAAATTTCTCACCGTCAAGATCATCCTTCACCATGAAAAACCACCTCCTCCTTTCTTCTCAAACACCAAAAGTTAGGAACTTGGACAATGGATGGTCTCCATCTTGGAGACCAAACAGCTGCTTCAGTTACCACCACATCCTCCTCCTACCCCATACAATCCCTTCCCTGGCACCACCCAATCACTAGTTTCTCCCCACTCCCAGCTGGTTTACTGCCTTCTCCAAGCTCATGAATTTCACAagacccatctcttgctcctcAAGCCCCCTCCCACTCAGTGACCTTTCCTTGCCCTGATCATAAATGGCTCCTTCTGATCAGACACATCCCTCTCCCTTTAAAAAAGGATTGTCATCCCCTCAAAAAAACCTACCTTCAAACTTGGTTTCaccaacctccctctcctcaacCCATGTCATCAAAATGGTCCTAACATTTCTTCCCAACCCCATGCTAACTTCTCCCACAATTCCTCATTGGAATCCTTTCGATCTGCTTTCCACCCTACCCACAGCACCAGCGTTATCCTTGGACTGCAATGCATTATTCCTCTTGGTCCTTCTCCATCTGTGACATTCAACAgagaatcacaccatcctcctccagcatCACCACCAGACTAGCCTTGTATGATTCTACTCCTACCTGCCCCAATGCAACTAACATCTTTTGCAATGACCTCTGCTCACTTCCTACATACCTCATGGTTCCAACTATGGAACCCTGTCCCTTGCTTACATGTTGCATTCTTGGCAACATCACAATGAGCAACATTCACAGGCTGATCAGTTTACatgtgtatgctgacaacacccaaatcttttttgcccccccccccccccccctcgactgCACAACTACCTCAATGCTGCTAGACTGCCTGTTTACAATTTAACATGAATGGAAGAAATTAACACTGGTGACAGGAGACCTAAGCCATTGTATTCACCCCTTGCCAAAAACTTCATCCATGCCACTAACCTCATCTCCCTCCCACAGCAAAGTTTCAAATCCCACATTTTAAGCTATTAGTTTTGCAATATTGCCTGCCTCATGCCCACTGCAGCTAAACCCTAATCTACACTTAAACTTCAGACTACTTGCTTCCAACACCCTAagttccaccttccataaaataCCAACTTTCCCAAAATTCCCCTCTATAACCTCAACTCCTACCTCCTCCACCTGATTAATCATAAGCTCTTCATTCCTCCAAGTCCAGCCTCCTTTGCAATGCAACCATCATTCCACTATTGGAAACCAAGCTATTAACTGTCTCTGCGTTACTTGTGAACCCCCCCCTACCCACTTCCTCCTCCCCATCTTTAAATGCCTTCTCAAAACCTATTCAGCCATAACTTCCCTCTTGTAGTTTGTAAAAATGCCCACCGAGCACATCTACTTGGCAAGTGAAAATAACTCCAGAAATAGTGGTTCATGATTACAGCTCAGAATGATATCTGCATTATACAAGAGTAAAGTACTAACCATTACAGCTTAGTCACTACTGGAACaggtggtgatttttttttattaattcattcatgggcatcactggcaaggctggcatttattgcccatccctaattgccctcgagaaggtggtggtgagctgccaccttcttgaaccgctgcagtccgtgtggtgaaggttctcccacagtgctgttaggaagggagttccaggattttgacccagtgatgaaggaGCATCACAACATTAAAGTTGATTGGTACCGCTATATGGTACAAGGGGAACATTACTGCTTCAACCAATATTAAGAGGCACCTAGCGATATTTTGCATTAGAGATGTGACCAATTCAAGCCTCAATGTCCAAATCAAAGTACTTTCAATAATAAACTTACATAATTAAAGCCCTCCCAAGACTTACGTTCTTTGTGGCTGCAGCCTTTGGTCACTGTATGGGATCAGGGCCACCAATTCATTTATCTGCCCTGCAAAACACAAGCAAAAAAGATAAAAGCTTATTAAGTCCAATTTATAACATTAGCAATATTAGACGAGGGTGAAGCAAGAAATTGTCAGCTGAATTACCCCACATCCGTCAACAGTAATTTTTCTGGATGTGCAATATTCCAAGTATAATTGGGCTATAATCAATATTACTCAAATTTAGTTCTGTAAGTTTAGTATGCTGAGGAGGCCAAGGGAGGAAACTGCAGGAACTCTGGTACAAATCTTAGGGGAGGTCTTGTCAATCTAACTTGCTGGTTTTCTTTGAGGGTGTGACAGGGTAAGGCAGTGGGTGTGGTGTACTTAGAGTTCAATAAGACCTTTGATACAGTTCCCCTggaaaggctggtactgaaagaacttgcatttatctagcacccttcagcctagattatgtgctcaagtgcctGGAGTGGCCATTGAGCCAGTACAACAATTCACAGCTTCATACATACTTGCTGTGAAGTCCCAGATTATGTAAAATACAGTGCAGGCTGTCATAGTTTGCAACTTTCTTCCTCACCTGCATTTGGATTTTAATCAGATGCATATTTAGTCCTGTGCTTCACTGGTAGGGAGGTCAGTGAGAAACAGTTGGACTGTAAAATCTAATACAGCTTACAGGACTAGTATATAAAAATTATAATTTTGCCCTCATTACCAGAGGCAATGCTTTCATCCCATCTGAATCTAGATTCCACAGAAGGCTCATTACCTCAGTTTAATTTCCCCTTTAAAATTAGGGGATGGATCTATTCACATACCACAAATTTTTTGCTGGGTATAGTACATTTATGGTCTAGGATAAGAACCATTCTGATCAAACAAGCAGCAAGCCACAGCACACATTTTGTTGCATGACAGCAAGGACTAGGCAATTTAAAAATATACATTTCAGAACCAGGGTTAGGAAATGTAATAAAGGACTCCAGCTTTATTCAATCAGTGCCTATAGCAGCAATCCAACCAATAAACTAACATTTAGGGAGGACTTGAAAGATTTTAATTATGAATTTCTACAGAAGATTTAGAAAGTCAGCTGCTTCAAGAGAGCAACGTTCCAATCCAATGGTAAGATCCCATTAAAGGGAAGTCCCTTCCTGCCCCCAGCCAAaatttcagtgttttttttttaaaaatagaatccTTTATTTAACAAGCTGAAAGCATATATCTGAATTctttaggggagggggggggggtgggggaagagaaggagtgtTCTAATTACCAATAAAGTGTGCTTTCCAGAGCAATATTTATTCATATCACTACTCCCTGCAATGCAGTGAACCAATGCAAGCAAATATTTGAATGTGTTGTCTATTGTTCATTATATATTTACTGGAAATTGTGTACAAGATTTAGTACAAGAATAGATGCCCCCATGCTTTCATTATCTGTAGAGACTATTCAGAAAAAAATCATTTCCATCAGGATTGAGTGATTAAAGAGCACTTTACAataattctccccccacccctttaaTTAGCTCTAGCATGGGGCAAATACAGCCAATCAGAATATCTGGCTATTTGGACCCATACATTTTCCTAGAATCAGTTCATTTGCTTTCCCAAACATCCTTCATATCAAAACACAATTGCCATCATAACTAAATTGTTTCTAGCCATTGAAAACAGATGGAAGGGGTAGCAAGAAGCTACAATTTACTTGGTGAGTATCTCAGCCATCAATGGGGTTGGTGTGGGGAAAGAAAgaccattttctttttaaaaaagcatttaaaaCAAATGCATGTAAACAAAAAAAGGTCAATGCTCCATCGTCAGAAGTGGGGCACAAAAATCTCACGAGACAGATGAGTCATAAGCAAAGTTTTGCTCTGGCCTTGCACACCAAAAGCAAGGCTTCCAGTTCTAAAAATAGCTTAATTCATGTGGTGTGatttgttggtctttattgcattCACCTCCCTGACAAGCAAGGACTTCAAATAGGTACTTACCACCAATGGGGATAATGAAATAGTGGAGTAGCTTTGACaaaaaacaatgttttttttaagcttGTTCTTCAATCTTAGACTTCATTCTGGGTTGCCAAATCTATAAATTCCTTTCGGTGAGATCATTGCAGAGAACTTTAAAATTTGCTGATTGCAGCATTCACTTCGTGGGTAAACAGCAGAACACCACAAGATTATCGTGTTGTCAAGCAACAAGAAccacacctttttaaaaaagtttaggttatcagtgagggggggggggggggggggggaggaaagagaagaggGAAAGAAGGAGAAATAAGAAGATTTCACAGACTaaatggaggaagcactgagggtagcaagagcacagaatgtactctgggtgggggacttcaatgtccatcaccaagagtggctcggtagcaccactactgactgagctggcagagtcctgaaggacatagctgccagactgggcctgcggcaggtggtgagcgaaccaacacgaggggaaaacttacttgacctcgtcctcaccaatctacctgttgcaaatgcatctgtccatgacagtattggtaagagtgaccaccgcacagtcctcgtggagatgaagtcccgtctttgcactgaggacaccatccaacgtgttgtgtggcactatcaccgtgctaaatgggatagattcagaacagatctagcagctcaaaattgggcatccatgaggcactgtgggccatcagcagcagaattgtattccagcacaatctgtatcctcatggcctggtatattcctcactctaccattaccaacaagccagggaatcaaccctggttcaatgaggagtgcagaagagcatgccaggagcagcaccaggtgtaccgaaaaatgaggtgccaacctggtgaagctacaactcaactacatgcatgctaaacagcagaagcaacatgctatagacagagctaagcgattccacaaccaatggatcagatcaaagctctgcagtcctgccacatccaggcgtgaatggtggtagacaattaaacaactaacgggaggaggaggctctgtgaacatccccattctcaatgatggtggagtccagcacgtgagtgcaaaagaaaaggctgaagcgtttgcaaccatcttcagccagaagtgccgagtggatgatccatctctacctcctcctaatatccccaccatcacagaagagagtcttcagccaattcgattcactccacgtgatatcaagaaacggctgagtgcactggatacagcaaaggctatgggccccgacaacatcccggctgtagtgctaaagacttgtgctccagaactagccacgcctctagccaagctgttccagtacagcggcaacactggcatctacccgacaatttggaaaattgcccaggtatgtcctgtccacaaaaaccaggacaaatccaatccggccaattaccgccccatcagtgtctactcaatcatcagcaaagtgatggaaggtgtcgtcaacagtgctatcaagcagcacttactcaccaatgctcagtttgggttccgccaggaccactctgctccagacctcattacagccttggtccaaacatggacaagagagctgaattccagagggggaagagagagagagagagtgactgcccttgacatcaaggcagcatttgactgagtacggcaccaaggagccctagtaaaattgaagtcaatgggaaaactctccagtggctgatgatgttagtggttgttggaggccaatcatctcagccccaggacattgctgcaggagttcctcagggcagtgtcctagacccaaccatcttcagcgaccttccctccatcataaaaggtcggaaatggggatgttcaccgacgattgcagtgttcggttccattcgcaacccctcaaataatgaagcagtctgagcctgcatgcagcaagacctggacaacatccaggcttgggctgataagtggcaaggaacattcacaccagacaagtgccaggcaatggccacctccccttgacattcaatggcattaccatctccaaatcccccaccatcaacatcctgggggtcaccattgatcagaaacttaactggaccagccatatgaatactgtggctacaagagcaggtcagaggctgggtattctgcagcaagtgactcacctcctgactccccaaagcctttccaccacctacaaggcacaagtcaggagtgtgatggaatactctccacttgcctggatgagtgcagctccaacaacgctcaagaagctcaacaccatcaaagataaagcagcccgcttgattggcaccccatccaccaccctaaacattcactccaccggcacacagtggctgcagtgtgtaccatccacaggatgcactgcagcaactcgccaaggcttcttcgacagcacctcccaaacccacgacctctaccacctagaaggacaagggcagcaggcacatgggaacaccaccacctgcacgttcccctccaagtcacacaccatccagacttggaaatgtatcactgttcctaaatcctggaactcccttcctaacagcactgtgggagaaccttcaccatacggactgcagtggttcaaggtggtggctcaccaccaccttctcaaaggcaattagggatgggcaataaatgccgaccgtgccagcaacacccacatcccatgaacgaattttttaaaaagtgggaatcagtggaaatatttgataatggatacagaattggttgaCTGATAATCCCTGTACTACCATCATTTGGGTTCCATCAGCCTGGAAGTGTTTTATCTGTGGGGGTCTGTTTTGGCAC includes:
- the tmem106c gene encoding transmembrane protein 106C; this translates as MGLQLSARAGRGRRRKERVFDGDASEDLLGDGDDRQEDIARFPYVEFTGKDSVTCPTCQGTGRIPKGQINELVALIPYSDQRLQPQRTKLYVFISIFLCLFISGLVVFFLFPRSVVVNDDGIRVVIVKFDTNNSRVFIDMTSTLNISNSNFYTVSVDTLTCQVQYMKTVIGTKQLNNVSVIPPLSEKQVNYTVRMEFSGPLAYVYTFCTMPSIKVHNIVVFMQTTVKSSYLGHPSQNSLEAYRYLDCGSNSTAYRRPPLNH